From the genome of Deltaproteobacteria bacterium:
CTTCTTTAATTTCAGGGTATTTTGCGAGCATGGGCAACAGTTTGGTTTTTAATTCTTTATCAGCACCTTCGGTAGGCAAGAAAGTAAAGGGTAAGGGTTCTTGAGCAGGTTTTTCTTGTGCTAAGATATGGTTAACTTCTTCAACGGTAAATTCATAAGTATGAGGCCCGGCTGGGTCTAAAACAATTTTGCATGCATCTTGTTTAGCTAATTGCAAGATTTGTACTGAGGGTATCACCGTATAGTAAAAATCAGATTCTAACCATTTTTTAAAATTGGCTTCGCTAGAAAATAAGACAAACAAAAGCTCATCTTCTTCACCTTCGACCAGTTGCAAGCTCAAATCACCTTCTGCCATATTAGGTTGGTCAGGAGAAAGCGGCACCCATACTTCGGATTGTAGTAAAATCGCGTAAAAATTTTCCCTTCCATTAGGGCTATCGTTAGCAAATTGTTCAATCGCTTGCTCTAGTTTATTCATCATGATACCTAGAGCATGAACAATAGAAGGATGGCAAGTCATGAAAAAGTGGCAATTATTTTTTTTAATGACCGTTTTTGTTTTAGGTTTTGTTCATGAGGGCTATGCTCAAACCCATCTGGAGGGTGACTATAAAGTAAAGGGTTGGAATGCCGGTGTTTCAACAATGATGCCGCCCTCCTATACAGGCCGCGCAACTATCAAAAAGATAGGGAATACTTATAGACTCAATTGGCAGGTGGGTGCTGCTGTGCAAGCATTTGGTGGTGTAGGGTTATATGATCCAAAGACAAATATACTCAGTGTGAGTTTTGGTGATCTCAAAGCGGGGGGTGTTTTTGGAATAGTACTTTACAAGGTGAAAGGCGATACCCTCGAGGGTGAATGGGCTACCTATCGTACGCAAAACAACGGGATAGGGATAGAAATACTTGAAAAACAGTAGAAATTCGGGCGGAACCACCGTTATTTTGGTGCGTTCAATTCTTGAACATCACTTGCAGCAATTTTTGGGGTGAAGGGCCCTAAATCTTTTTCTAACCCTGCGGTGCAGACTTTGTAATTAGCGGCAGTGGGACAAGAAGCCGTGCCTGAGACTTTACAACCCGCGGCTTCACACTTTTTTCGGTTATTGAAATCGTCGCTTCCGGTGTAACGGCAATAATCACCGCAGGCACTCCCTGAGCCACAAATGTAACAGCCATCGGCCTGGGCTGTTGAATCCCAGCCAAGATTAAAAATTAACATGGATATGATCCCAGCTAAAACAATAAGATTTTTCATAGGACGAGCCTCCTTTGAGTTTGACAAAATGGTACGTCGGAAAATGTCATTCCCGCGAAGGCGGGAATCCAGAAATGCTCAAAATCACTGGATCCCTGCCTCCGCAGGGATGACAGAAAGCGCACTTTCGACTGTTCCAACTGTGGGTAGTGTACTTAATTTGAAGGAAATATCTACCAAATAGTTATGACTCGATAGAATTATTTTTTTTACTAACAAGTCCCCTGTATAGGCTACAGATTGCGAGGATTATGTGGCGAGAGAAGGAAGATGAGCAAAAAGCCCGCAGGCGTACCTTAGGGTACGTCGAGGACTTTTTGCGAAATCTGACGCGCTCGCAGCCCATAAGCCGAAGCAAGCTGTAGCCTATACAGGGGACTTGTTAGTAAGTATCAAGGAATCCCAATTAAGTTTGCTGGTCATGAACATCACAATAGCCAAGATTAAGAAGAGCCCCCAAGCGCCAACTAATAATGAGCTGTCTTGGGAGGAAAGTAGCAGATAAAGAAAGCCATAGAGTACTGTGAGCAGAAGACTAACGCCTAAAGAATGAGACCATTTGCCCATCACGCGTTTAGTGTAAATAAAATTAAGCCCAACGATACTGAACATGGCGATGAGATAAGAAAAGACAAACGGAATAAATTCTGACGTGGCAATTAACAATAAATAAAAGATACACAAACTGGAACCCACGAGCAAATAATGCAAAAAGTTTAACGGCACTCGCCCCACCAGTTCAAAAAGTAAAAGGATCAAATAAGTTAGAGCAATGAATAAAATGGCATATTTGGCGGCACGAGTGGCTTGCAGATAAATATCGACCGGAATCATGAAACTAACACCGAGAGCAGACCGTTGGAGTAAGCCCTCCGCCACTTCGTTATTCAACCATTGCTGGGGATAGCCACGCCCTAAGTGAAGCACATTCCATTCTGCGGTAAAACCTTGCTCCGAAATTTTTCTATGTTCGGGCAAATAGGCCCCCACAAAACTAGGATTAACCCAAGGAGAATCAATGGAAATTTTACTTTGTTTGCCAACCGGGATAAAATTGATTTGCTTACTTCCCGCAAATTTCAAAGAATAATTAAATTCAACAGGTTGGTTTTGAAATAGAAGGCTTTGTTTTCCTAGCAAAACCTTTAACCCAGAAGAAATAATTTCACTCTCCTTAGCCATGGGCTCAAATGGCAAACTCTCTGAATTCGAGAGTTGCAAGGGATTGGCTTCACGAATCGCCCTGACATCTGAAATACCCAAGGCAAGGATGGCTTCTTCCCAAAGAATATCGGCTGGATCTATTTTCCATCGCGAAAAATCAAGCTTGGCAAAATCACCTTTGACTTGCATCTCGGTTTGATACACAGGCACTTTATAAATTCCACGATAACGTATTTCGGGGACGACCTTGCTTTGAATAGAAATATTTTCAGGCAAAAAATAGGCTTGGGATTTTTGAATATAAGTTTTGTTGGTTTGATTTTCTCGCACCACGCTTCTAACTCGATAAGGAATAATTAAAACAGGGCCGGTTAAAGTTTGAGGGTAACCCCAGGTACTGATGGTTTCGTCTTGGGCCTGATATTGGCTGTCTTTTCTTTCTCGAATAACCGATTCGATCATGACCATGGGGATGAGTAAGATCAACATAAGAAAGCCAATGGAGCCCATTTTTAAGGCGAAGAAGAATTTTTTTTGGATAGGATTGGGGTTCATTCATTTACCTTTTGGTTTAGAGGTGACGATAGAAATCATTTTATGGGTTTAACCATCCGCCGTAAACAATAAAAAAAGCCCGCTGGAAATACCAACGGGCTTTTTAATTTAAATAAATTCGGCAGCACCTACTCTCCCACTAGGTCACCCTAGCAGTGCCATCGGCGCATAGAGGTTTAACTTCCGAGTTCGGAATGGGATCGGGTGGAACCCTCTCGCTATAGCCACCGAAAACCTTTTGGACTTAACCGTTAGGTAAGTCCTTTAAAAATTGCATATGCTGAAATACAGCTACCCTTAAAAACAATTTGGCCTTGAAACCCAAAAAAAATTTAGGTCAAGCCAAACGACCGATTAGTACTGGTCAGCTTAATGCATTACTGCACTTACACCTCCAGCCTATCAAACTCGTAGTCTACGAGTGGTCTTCTTACCCCTTGCGGGATTGGGAGATCTAATCTTGAGGCCCGTTTCGCGCTTATATGCTTTCAGCGCTTATCGGATCCGAACCTAGCTACCCGGCTTGTGCCACTGGCGTGACAACCGGAGCACTAGAGGTTCGTTCAACCCGGTCCTCTCGTACTAGGGTTAAGTCCTCTCAAATCTCCTGCGCCCACGGAAGATAGGGACCGACAATCTGTTACTTTCTCTCCACATCATTAATATCATCAGTAGAGATACAGACCACTCAATAATGAGTGGCGTCCGCCTTAGGCGGATCTGTATGTCGCCATACAGTTCGGACTATATCTTAATCGGAAGCATCCGATTTTTGGCGTATAGTCTCTGAGGATTTCAGAGTTTCCAAAATTTTTTCTTTTGGAACTTTTCGTCGACATCCATTGGCATTCATTAAGTAAGCCAATTGCACAATCTTGGAAAAACTCTTTTTCTCTAAATGTTCATTCTGATTCATCATCATAACAATCTTTTTAAAGAGATAAAAATCGTTTTTCTTTTGAGTGTACAGTGGATGCCGTTCGAAAAATGGAATCACTTTATTAACAAGATCTTGTCGATTTCTGATCACTAACACATAAGTATGATCATTAGCTCGACTGCGATGGTTTGGTTTAATAACTCCACAATCTAAACGTTCTTTAATACATTCAAGAACGTGTCTGCTGGAACTATTTTGACTGACATGAAATTCTGGAACGACTTGCCAGCCCAATTTAACATTCTCACTTTGCTGAAAAGCAATGTGAAAACTACCTTCACCATCAACAAAACCCGCAATATAGTGATTATCCATGGCTCTGATCTTTCCTGCTGATTGTCCGCACCTATAGCATTTTTACGCATTCCATTAAATTAAAATGAAACGTGTAGCTTAGGATACTCGGAGTTTCCAGCAAATAGCCAAATTTAAAGACAGCAAGGATCTACTGTCTCACGACGTTCTGAACCCAGCTCGCGTACCGCTTTAATTGGCGAACAGCCAAACCCTTGGGACCTGCTCCAGCCCCAGGATGCGATGAGCCGACATCGAGGTGCCAAACCTCCCCGTCGATGTGAACTCTTGGGGGTACCTTTTGTCCGATGAGCGATGGCCCTTCCATACAGAACCACCGGATCACTAAAGCCTACTTTCGTACCTGCTCGACTTGTAAGTCTCGCAGTCAAGCTCCCTTCTGCTTTTACGCTCAACAGCTGGTTTCCAATCAGCTTGAGGGAACCTTCGCGCGCCTCCGTTACATTTTGGGAGGCGACCGCCCCAGTCAAACTACCCACCAGACACTGTCCTCGTACCGGATTACGGTACTGAGTTAGAACCACAAAATCATCAGGGTGGTATTTCAAGGTTGACTCCACGACGGCTAGCGCCGCCGCTTCAAAGTCTCCCACCTATCCTACACAAACAACCTCATAGTTCAGTGCCAAGTTATAGTAAAGGTGCACAGGGTCTTTCCGTCTTTCCGCGGGTAGACGGCATCTGCACCGTCAATACAATTTCGCTGAGTCTCCAGTCGAGACAGTGTGGCAATCGTTACTCCATTCGTGCAGGTCGGAACTTACCCGACAAGGAATTTCGCTACCTTAGGACCGTTATAGTTACGGCCGCCGTTTACCGGGGCTTCGATTCAAAGCTTCTAGGATTGCTCCCATGACCTCTCCTCTTAACCTTCCGGCACCGGGCAGGAGTCAGACAATATACTTCGACTTTGCGTCTTTGCATTGTCCTGTGTTTTTGATAAACAGTCGTCACCACCGATTCTCTGCGACCTATTAAAGCTTCGAGGAGTAAATCCTCTAACCTCAAAAGGCATGCCTTCTCCCGAAGTTACGGCATCAATTTGCAGAGTTCCTTAACTAGAGTTCTCTCAAGCGCCTTGGGACATTTATCCCCACCTACGTGTGTCCGTTTACGGTACGGTTAACTCATAAACTAACTACGAAGTTTTTCTCGGGAGTATGGGATTACTCACTTTGCTCCGCTACGCGGATCGTATTCACATCTCAGATATATCCCGGCGGATTTGCCTACCAGGACATCCTACATGCTTAAACCGCCTAATCCAACAGACGGCTGAGCTACCCTTCTCCGTCACTCCTTAGTGTGACATTTATGAATTAGTACAGGAATATTAACCTGTCCTCCATCGACTACGCCTTTGGGCCTCGTCTTAGGGACCGACTAACCCTGGGGGGATTAACCTTGCCCAGGAAACCTTAGGTTTACGGCGAACTGATTTTTCATCAGTTTTTTCGCTACTTATGCCAGCATAAGCTCTTCTAGGGCCTCCAGCCATCCTTACGGTTGACCTTCGCAGGCGACTAGAATGCTCCCCTACCATTCTAAAATTCCCGCAGGAATTCTAGAATCCGCGACTTCGGTACTATGCTTAGCCCCGTTACATTTTAGGCGCAATCTCGCTTGACTAGTGAGCTGTTACGCTTTCTTTAAAGGGTGGCTGCTTCTAAGCCAACCTCCTAGTTGTCTGAGCGCTATCACATCCTTTCACACTTAGCATAGATTCCGGGACCTTAGTCGGCGGTCTGGGTTTTTCTGCCCTCTTGACCACGGACGTTATCACCCGTGGTCTGTCTCCTATGATAAAAGTTAACGGAATTCGGAGTTTGGTTAGGTTTGGTAATCCTGTCGGACCCCTAGCCCATCCAGTGCTCTACCTCCGTTACTTAATTCATAAGGCTATACCTCAATATATTTCGGGGAGAACCAGCTATCTCCAAGTTTGATTGACCTTTCACCCCTACCCACAGTTCATCCCAGGATTTTTCAACATCCACGAGTTCGGGCCTCCATCCTGTGTTACCAGAATTTCGCCCTGACCATGGGTAGATCACTTGGTTTCGGGTCCGATATATGCAACTAAAACGCCCTTTTAAGACTCGCTTTCGCTTCGGCTCCACCTCGATCGGCTTAACCTTGCTGCACACATCCACTCACCGGCTCATTATGCAAAAGGCACGATGTAGGGCATTTCTCTACCGAAGTAGAGACATAGCCCTCCAACTGCTTGTAGACATACGGTTTCAGGTTCTATTTCACTCCCATCTCTGGGTTCTTTTCACCTTTCCCTCACGGTACTAGTTCACTATCGGTCGAAGACGCGTATTTAGCCTTGGCAGATGGTCCTGCCAGATTCCCACAGGATTTCACGTGTCCCGTGGTACTCGGGATACCACTAGGGTGAATTAAGATTTCGCTTACAGGGCTATCACCTTCTTTGGCTGTCGTTTCCAAGACATTCTGCTATCTGCTTTCATCCCACATTGTGGTCCCACAACCCCTTAGGACAAGTCCTAAGGTTTGGGCTATTCCCCGTTCGCTCGCCACTACTAGGAGAATCACTATTGTTTTCTTTTCCTAGGGGTACTTAGATGTTTCAGTTCCCCCTGTTTGCTTTCAAAAGCCTATGAATTCAGCCTTTGAATAATCTAGGATTGCTCCTAAATTGGGTTGCCCCATTCGGAAATCTCCGGATCGTAGCCTATTTAGCGGCTCCCCGAAGCTTATCGCAGCTAATCACGTCCTTCATCGCCGGTCTTCGCCAAGGCATCCACCGTATGCCCTTAGTAGCTTGACCAAAACCTTAAATATCTTAGGGCTTACGATTAAATAAGCCGCAAGATTTATTAAAGTAGGTTTTGGAGATTCCAAGACCTTATCATTGTATTGCAGGTGCTTCTTTCAAACATATGCAATTGTCAAAGAGCTATGATTGTTCAAGTAAAACTTGAACAATCGAAAATTTTATCCCTCATGTGGAGATGAGGGGGTTTGAACCCCTGACCCCCGGCTTGCAAAGCCGGTGCTCTCCCAGCTGAGCTACATCCCCGAAAATTGCGAAACAATTTTCCCTCCATTTTCGATTTTCTAGTGCCATTTTCCAAAATTTAAGCACTGGAAAATCGCATTCGAAAATAGAGGGTGGTTTTGCATCGCAAAACCACAGGTGGGCCTGGATAGACTCGAACTATCGACCTCACCCTTATCAGGGGTGCGCTCTAAACCACCTGAGCTACAGGCCCGGCAGTAAAAAAATTAAAACTTGAACTTAAACTATAACTTCAAGTTTTTTCAATTTTGGGGCCTGTATCAGAAACAAAGCTCTGATCTTTAAAAACTGAATAATGAACCTAATTTGCAACAGGAACTAATCCTTTAGAAAGGAGGTGATCCAGCCGCAGGTTCCCCTACGGCTACCTTGTTACGACTTCACCCCAATCACCATTCCTACCTTGGACGACTACCTCTTCGCCCATCATAATGCTCCAA
Proteins encoded in this window:
- the creD gene encoding cell envelope integrity protein CreD, with translation MNPNPIQKKFFFALKMGSIGFLMLILLIPMVMIESVIRERKDSQYQAQDETISTWGYPQTLTGPVLIIPYRVRSVVRENQTNKTYIQKSQAYFLPENISIQSKVVPEIRYRGIYKVPVYQTEMQVKGDFAKLDFSRWKIDPADILWEEAILALGISDVRAIREANPLQLSNSESLPFEPMAKESEIISSGLKVLLGKQSLLFQNQPVEFNYSLKFAGSKQINFIPVGKQSKISIDSPWVNPSFVGAYLPEHRKISEQGFTAEWNVLHLGRGYPQQWLNNEVAEGLLQRSALGVSFMIPVDIYLQATRAAKYAILFIALTYLILLLFELVGRVPLNFLHYLLVGSSLCIFYLLLIATSEFIPFVFSYLIAMFSIVGLNFIYTKRVMGKWSHSLGVSLLLTVLYGFLYLLLSSQDSSLLVGAWGLFLILAIVMFMTSKLNWDSLILTNKSPV
- a CDS encoding SseB family protein — encoded protein: MMNKLEQAIEQFANDSPNGRENFYAILLQSEVWVPLSPDQPNMAEGDLSLQLVEGEEDELLFVLFSSEANFKKWLESDFYYTVIPSVQILQLAKQDACKIVLDPAGPHTYEFTVEEVNHILAQEKPAQEPLPFTFLPTEGADKELKTKLLPMLAKYPEIKEGYLGLVQHQNSKRWVLGVYFATATQSNIQKVLEQLKSDLDKLKDQKFSIVPVELTDGLLFQQISEQIEVFYMNY